Sequence from the Sphingomicrobium clamense genome:
CTTCGGGCGCGGTACGAAGGGAGCCCGGATTGGCTCAAGGCGCTGTGCGAAGCGTGGGCGGCGGGGCTCAACCAATATCTCGCTGATCATCCGGAGGTGACGCCCAAGGTACTCACCAGGTTCGAGCCGTGGATGCCGCTGGCGTTTAGCGAAGGGTCGATCGGGGCGGACTATACGCAAGTGCCGCTGGGGCCGTTGAAGGCGCTGTACGGGGACGGGCGCGAGGGCGACAAGGTCGCGGCGCTGGCCAAGCCTCGCGAGCATCAGGGGTCGAACGGGATCGCGATCGCGCCCAAGCTGACCGAGGACGGGCGCGCGCTGCTGCTCATCAACCCGCACACGACATTGTTCTTCAGGGACGTGGTGCACATGCAATCGGGCGAGGGGCTGGACGCCTATGGCGCGGTCACCTGGGGGCAGTTCTTCATCTACCAGGGGTTCAACCCGCGGCTGGGCTGGATGCACACGACCAGCGGGCTCGATAATGTCGACTTCTTCGCCGAGCATTTCGTGTCGGACGAAGAGGGCGGGCTTGCCTATCGCTATGGCGACGAGGTGCGGCCGATCACGGTCAGGCCAGTCGACATCAAGGTGAAGACGGATGCGGGGATGGAGCTGCGGCGCTTTGCGACGCTGGCGACGCATCACGGACCGGTAACCCGGTTCGAGGATGGCAAGTTCGTCGCGACCTCGCTGATGCTGCGGCCGGTCAAGGCGCTCGAGCAGAGCTTCCTTCGGACCAAGGCGCGCAACCTCGACGAGTATATCGCGGTGTCGGAGCGCAGGGCCAACAGCTCGAACAACACGATCCTGGCGACCGCCGACGGGCAGATCGCGATGCTGCTGCCGCAATATCTGCCGATGAAGGATGGTGGGTATGACCATCATGAAGTCGTCGACGGCAGCGACCCCGACACCGACCTAGGCCCTGACCGGCCGTTCGACGAGTTGCCCAACGTGATCGATCCGGCGAGCGGCTATGTCTTCAACGTCAATGACGAGCCATGGGCGGCGGCGGGTCCGGGGACCCTCGACCCAGCCGAGTGGCCCGACGACGTCGACCGCTTCGGCTGGAACCCGCGCACGAGCCATGCGCTGCAGCTGCTCGAAGGGTCGAGCGGCTGGTCGATGCAGGCGCTGCGCGATGCGGCCTACAGCCCGATGCAGCCCGCCTTCGATAAGCTGATCATGCCGCTAGTGGAGGCGTGGGAGCGGCTCGAAGATGGAGAGACCAAGCAGGCGCTGGAAGCGCCGGTCGTCGCGCTGGAGGCGTGGGATCATCGCTGGGACGCCGACAATGATGTCCAGCTGCTCGCGCTTACCTATCTCAATGAGATGACCGACCGGTCGCGCCGCGAGGCACCCGGCCGCTACGGCTACGAAGCCTCGCATGCATGGTTTGACGAGGCCGATGACGAGACGCGGCTCGAGGAGTTGCGCTCGGCGATCGCGCGAGTCACGCGCGACTGGGGCGACTGGGGCGTGCGGTGGGGCGATGTGAACGTCTACCAGCGCATCGACGGGGCGATCGAGCAGGATTTCGACGACGACAAGCCCGCGATTGCCGTGCCGTTCACGCCCGGATCGACGGGCAGCCTTGCCAGCGCCAACACCACCACGCCTGCGGGTGAGAAGCGGCGCTATAACCGTCACGGCAACAGTTTCGTCGCGGTGGTGGCGTT
This genomic interval carries:
- a CDS encoding penicillin acylase family protein, with protein sequence MSLSLMIAAAALQPYEAEITRDRLGIAHVVGETDADAVFGMIYAQAEDDFPRIERNYLENMGRLAEAEGEAALWSDLRQRLWIDEADLRARYEGSPDWLKALCEAWAAGLNQYLADHPEVTPKVLTRFEPWMPLAFSEGSIGADYTQVPLGPLKALYGDGREGDKVAALAKPREHQGSNGIAIAPKLTEDGRALLLINPHTTLFFRDVVHMQSGEGLDAYGAVTWGQFFIYQGFNPRLGWMHTTSGLDNVDFFAEHFVSDEEGGLAYRYGDEVRPITVRPVDIKVKTDAGMELRRFATLATHHGPVTRFEDGKFVATSLMLRPVKALEQSFLRTKARNLDEYIAVSERRANSSNNTILATADGQIAMLLPQYLPMKDGGYDHHEVVDGSDPDTDLGPDRPFDELPNVIDPASGYVFNVNDEPWAAAGPGTLDPAEWPDDVDRFGWNPRTSHALQLLEGSSGWSMQALRDAAYSPMQPAFDKLIMPLVEAWERLEDGETKQALEAPVVALEAWDHRWDADNDVQLLALTYLNEMTDRSRREAPGRYGYEASHAWFDEADDETRLEELRSAIARVTRDWGDWGVRWGDVNVYQRIDGAIEQDFDDDKPAIAVPFTPGSTGSLASANTTTPAGEKRRYNRHGNSFVAVVAFGDEGPEAWMVTAGGISNDPASPHFDDQADNHVEGNLQKVPLTGEQIAAEATASYRVSSD